In the genome of Crassaminicella thermophila, the window TCAATTTGTAAAGGTGAAAGTAGAAACAAAAATAGTTATGAAAGTAGCTTTCTTAGTTTATATTGTTCCCCTTTTCATGCTCATTGTAGGTATTGTATCAGGTTCATACATCCATCAACTATTAGGAGTTACTTTCTCTGCAGAACTCTTTAGTTTTCTATTAGGTATGATTTTTATGGGATTATCTTATGGGGTCGTTAGAAAATTTGACCAAATTTATAAGTCAAAAGAAAAAATAAAATATGAAATTATCAAAATCCTATAGTCCCATACTTTATTAAATATGAAACAATTCTTAAGAAATTTTATTATAGTGGCATTTATATCATTCATATTTCAAGCTGCTTGAGAGTACTGGGCATAATGAAGGTCATGTAGAATTGTTTTTAAGTTTTCTAATTCTACATGACCTTCATTTTTTACATGCTCAAGCCCTTATTTCTAATATTAAACTATTAGTAAACTAACAATCATTTTTTAATGTTTAGTGCTTTTTCTTATGAAAAAAATTAAAAATTATAAATAGCTTTACTTATATATCTATCGGATCGATCCGCAAATAAAACTACTATGTTTCCTTTTTTAAGTTTATTTGCTTGCTTCAAAGCTGCAGAAAAAGTAGCCCCTGATGAAGATCCTACTAGAAGTCCTTCCTTTAATGCCAACTCCTTTACTGCATGAAAAGCTTCTTCATCCGTTACTTTCTCCACTTCATCTACGAAAGTCATATCCATGGTTTTTGGGATAAAATCATTACCTATCCCTTCTATTTTGTAAGCCCCGCATTCTCCGCCACCCATAATAGAGCCTACTGGATCAGCTAGAACCCCCTTTATACTTTTATTATTTTCTTTAAGATATTTCATAACACCTGTAAAAGTTCCACCAGAACCTGCACCAGTAATGAATAAATCTATTTCTCCATCTAATTGATTGTATATCTCTCTCCCTGTAAAGAGATAGTGAGCCTCAGGATTATACATATTATTAAATTGATCCACAACAAATACATTTTTAATTTCCTTTTTCAATTCTTCAACCTTCTTAAAAGCCCCATCCATACCTTCTTCTGTCGGCGTGCTTATTATCTTAGCCCCAAGCGCCTTCATAATAATTTGCTTTTCAATAGAAAATTTTCCAGGAACTACAAAAACAATTTCATAACCTTTATTAATCGCAGAAAGAGCTACCCCTATTCCTGTATTTCCTGCCGTTGCTTCAACTATGGTATATCCCTTTTTCAATTTTCCTTCTTTCTCTGCTTTTTCAATTATCCATTTCCCTATTCTATCCTTTACGGAGCCTCCAGGGTTATAAAATTCTAATTTTGCAAAAATATTTACATCTTTAGGAATGTCAAAGTTATTGATTTTTAAAATGGGTGTATTTCCGATTAAATCTTGAATATTATTAAAGTAATACATAATCAATTCCCCACTTTCATCTTTAAGCTATATCCAAATCTCTAATAATATCTTCCACATCTTCAATTCCTACAGATAGTCTAATCAATGTATCCGTTATGCCCAATTTAACTCTTATTTCAGGTGGTACTGATGCATGTGTCATTTTAGAAGGAACACAGATCAGACTTTCTATACCACCAAGACTTTCTGCTAAAGTAATTACTTTTAGGTTATCTAAAAGTTTTTGCATATACTTTTCATCATTTACTTCAAATGAAATCATACCTCCATATCTTTTCATCTGTTTCTTCATTTGTATACCTATCCCTGGATAGTATATTTTTCCCACCCATTCTTGCTGACCTAACCACTTTACTATTTTTTCAGCATTTTCACAATGTCTTTCCATTCGAACTGCTAGTGTTTTAATTCCCTTTATAAGAAGCCAACTATCAAAGGGTCCTAGTATTGCTCCAACTGAATTTTGTATAAAGTGCATTCTCTCTCCTAATACTTCATTATTTACAACTACTAAACCTGCGATTAAATCGCTGTGCCCTCCTAAATATTTTGTAGCACTGTGAAGGACAATATCTGCTCCCAATTCAATTGGCCTTTGAAGGTACGGCGTCATAAAAGTATTATCTACAATAAGAAGCAAATTATTTTCCTTTGTTATTTTTGAAACTTCCTCAATATCAGTTAACTTCATTAAAGGGTTTGTGGGCGTTTCTATATAAACTGCTTTTGTATTTTCCTTTATATGGTTTCGTATATTTTTTATATCGCTTGTATCCACAAAATCATACTCTATATTAAAATTTTTAAATACCTTGTCTACAACTCTAAATGTTCCTCCATAAACATCATCACTAAATATTATATGGTCTCCTGCTTGAAACAGCATTAAAACAGAAGATATTGCTGCCATACCAGAACTAAATGCAAATCCTCTATGACCCTTTTCTAAATCTGCAATAAGCTTTTCTACAGCTTCTCTTGTAGGATTGCCTGTTCGTGAGTATTCATATCCTCTGTGTTTCCCAACAGCTTCTTGGGCATAAGTAGATGTCTGATAAATTGGTATGGTAACTGCCCCTGTATTTTTATCTCCATCTACTCCTCCATGTATCACCAAAGAATTAAATTCCATTATTTCTCCTCCCGTAATTATATTTCTCTTTCAATTTTTCAACTGTAACTTTAGCAAATTCTTTTGCTCCAAACAATGACATATCTCTATAATTTCCACATTGCACGGGATTTGCAGCTGGAACTTCATCTGCGGACAAAACCTTATCCAATGCTTTTATCAATCCTTTAGCCACTTCAGCTTCTTGCCTGTCACCTATTAATATTAAATAAAATCCAGTTCTACATCCCATA includes:
- a CDS encoding SoxR reducing system RseC family protein encodes the protein MEKIGRIISTNGNVAKIEILRTSACGEKCSSCKVGCSKTGMYIDVENTVGATPSQFVKVKVETKIVMKVAFLVYIVPLFMLIVGIVSGSYIHQLLGVTFSAELFSFLLGMIFMGLSYGVVRKFDQIYKSKEKIKYEIIKIL
- a CDS encoding PLP-dependent cysteine synthase family protein, with translation MYYFNNIQDLIGNTPILKINNFDIPKDVNIFAKLEFYNPGGSVKDRIGKWIIEKAEKEGKLKKGYTIVEATAGNTGIGVALSAINKGYEIVFVVPGKFSIEKQIIMKALGAKIISTPTEEGMDGAFKKVEELKKEIKNVFVVDQFNNMYNPEAHYLFTGREIYNQLDGEIDLFITGAGSGGTFTGVMKYLKENNKSIKGVLADPVGSIMGGGECGAYKIEGIGNDFIPKTMDMTFVDEVEKVTDEEAFHAVKELALKEGLLVGSSSGATFSAALKQANKLKKGNIVVLFADRSDRYISKAIYNF
- a CDS encoding bifunctional cystathionine gamma-lyase/homocysteine desulfhydrase translates to MEFNSLVIHGGVDGDKNTGAVTIPIYQTSTYAQEAVGKHRGYEYSRTGNPTREAVEKLIADLEKGHRGFAFSSGMAAISSVLMLFQAGDHIIFSDDVYGGTFRVVDKVFKNFNIEYDFVDTSDIKNIRNHIKENTKAVYIETPTNPLMKLTDIEEVSKITKENNLLLIVDNTFMTPYLQRPIELGADIVLHSATKYLGGHSDLIAGLVVVNNEVLGERMHFIQNSVGAILGPFDSWLLIKGIKTLAVRMERHCENAEKIVKWLGQQEWVGKIYYPGIGIQMKKQMKRYGGMISFEVNDEKYMQKLLDNLKVITLAESLGGIESLICVPSKMTHASVPPEIRVKLGITDTLIRLSVGIEDVEDIIRDLDIA
- a CDS encoding S-ribosylhomocysteine lyase, whose product is MKKIVVESFTMDHTKVQAPFVRKCGKIETPKGDIITKFDLRFTQPNQEAMPTGAVHTLEHLLAGHIREELDDVIDLSPMGCRTGFYLILIGDRQEAEVAKGLIKALDKVLSADEVPAANPVQCGNYRDMSLFGAKEFAKVTVEKLKEKYNYGRRNNGI